One segment of Fructilactobacillus hinvesii DNA contains the following:
- the recF gene encoding DNA replication/repair protein RecF (All proteins in this family for which functions are known are DNA-binding proteins that assist the filamentation of RecA onto DNA for the initiation of recombination or recombinational repair.) — MRIDELKLRNFRNYDQLDVHFAPGVNVLIGENAQGKTNLLEAIYVLALARSHRTSNNRNLVQWDHKTASLWGKITRQTGQTQLELRLSSNGKQAKVNHIEQAKLSTYVGELNVILFAPEDLKLVKGSPQVRRRFMDIEFGQMSNRYLYNVSQYRHILKQRNAYLRQLHFKQAQDQVYLTVLSDQLAAYAAEIIFQRVELLGRLQKWSQDIHAEISQQREELRFRYSTALPKDQLTSVETIYAALLQKFTDNQTKEIQQGTTLYGPQRDDLRFLVNGKDVATFGSQGQQRTAALATKLAEIDLMKAETGEYPVLLLDDVLSELDEIRQTHLLTAIQNKVQTFLTTTSLSGVSSELIKDPRLFQIQAGTII, encoded by the coding sequence ATGCGGATTGACGAACTAAAGCTGCGTAATTTTCGTAATTATGACCAGTTAGATGTGCACTTTGCACCAGGAGTCAACGTTTTAATTGGTGAAAATGCTCAAGGAAAGACTAATTTACTAGAGGCAATTTACGTGCTGGCCCTGGCCAGAAGTCATCGCACTAGTAATAATCGTAATCTGGTGCAGTGGGACCATAAGACGGCGTCACTTTGGGGTAAAATTACCAGACAAACGGGACAGACCCAGCTTGAATTACGGTTGAGTTCCAACGGCAAACAGGCCAAGGTTAATCACATCGAACAGGCCAAACTGTCAACCTATGTGGGGGAACTCAACGTGATTTTATTTGCGCCAGAAGATTTAAAGTTGGTGAAGGGGTCCCCGCAGGTGCGGCGTCGCTTTATGGACATTGAATTTGGCCAGATGAGCAACCGTTACTTGTATAACGTTAGCCAGTACCGTCACATTTTGAAGCAGCGCAACGCTTATTTACGACAACTGCACTTTAAGCAGGCGCAGGATCAGGTCTACCTAACCGTACTATCAGACCAGTTGGCGGCGTACGCAGCAGAGATTATTTTTCAGCGGGTGGAATTGTTAGGGCGCCTGCAAAAGTGGTCACAGGACATTCATGCTGAAATTTCACAGCAACGTGAGGAACTGCGCTTTCGCTATTCAACCGCATTACCAAAGGACCAGTTGACCAGTGTCGAAACAATTTATGCGGCGCTTTTACAGAAATTTACTGATAATCAGACTAAAGAAATTCAACAGGGGACCACTTTATATGGACCCCAACGCGATGATTTACGGTTTTTGGTAAACGGCAAAGACGTTGCAACCTTTGGTTCCCAAGGGCAGCAACGGACGGCGGCGTTAGCTACAAAACTAGCAGAAATTGATTTAATGAAAGCTGAAACCGGGGAGTACCCGGTGCTCTTGCTTGATGACGTTTTATCAGAACTAGATGAAATCCGCCAGACGCATCTGTTAACGGCGATTCAAAATAAAGTACAGACGTTTTTAACTACGACCAGTTTAAGTGGAGTGTCTTCGGAATTAATCAAAGACCCCCGCTTGTTTCAAATCCAAGCTGGCACGATTATTTAA
- the ssb gene encoding single-stranded DNA-binding protein has product MINTVVLTGRLTRDVDLRYTQSGAAVGSFTLAVDRRFTNQNGDREADFVNCVIWRKSAENLANFVHKGSLLGVEGRLQTRNYENKQGQRVYVTEVVVENFTLLEPRNGGQQGNNMGNQAPQQNPFGTPQSNNFGGQSDANPANNNQNGNDNSADPFAGSGDQIDISDDDLPF; this is encoded by the coding sequence ATGATTAATACCGTTGTCCTAACCGGACGTTTAACACGTGATGTTGATTTGCGATACACCCAAAGTGGCGCAGCCGTTGGGTCCTTTACCCTCGCGGTTGACCGTCGCTTCACCAACCAAAATGGTGATCGGGAAGCTGACTTCGTTAACTGTGTTATTTGGCGGAAATCAGCTGAAAACCTTGCTAACTTCGTTCATAAGGGTTCCCTGCTGGGAGTAGAAGGTCGATTACAGACCCGTAACTACGAAAATAAGCAGGGTCAACGAGTTTATGTAACGGAAGTTGTTGTTGAAAACTTTACCCTGTTAGAACCCCGTAATGGGGGGCAACAAGGGAACAACATGGGCAACCAGGCTCCACAACAAAATCCATTTGGAACTCCCCAATCCAATAACTTCGGTGGGCAATCCGATGCTAATCCGGCTAATAATAACCAGAATGGCAACGATAATTCCGCTGATCCGTTTGCGGGTTCAGGAGACCAAATTGATATTTCCGATGACGATTTGCCGTTCTAA
- the rpsR gene encoding 30S ribosomal protein S18, producing the protein MPEQRHSRGRRGGRRRRKVDFIAANHIEYIDYKDVDLLKRFISERGKILPRRVTGTSAKNQRKLTIAIKRARIMGLLPFVVED; encoded by the coding sequence ATGCCTGAACAAAGACACTCAAGAGGTAGAAGAGGTGGACGTCGCCGTCGTAAGGTTGATTTCATCGCTGCTAACCACATTGAATACATTGATTACAAAGACGTTGATTTATTAAAGCGGTTCATCTCCGAACGGGGTAAGATTTTACCTCGTCGAGTAACGGGAACTAGCGCTAAGAACCAACGGAAATTAACCATTGCGATTAAACGAGCTCGGATTATGGGCTTGTTACCATTTGTAGTTGAAGACTAA
- the gyrA gene encoding DNA gyrase subunit A: protein METPETRITNVELSQKMKSSFLDYAMSVIVARALPDVRDGLKPVNRRILYGMDQLGVTPDKPYKKSARIVGDVMGKYHPHGDASIYEAMVRMAQDFSYRYLLVDGHGNFGSVDGDGAAAMRYTEARLSKIALEMLRDINKDTVDFSPNYDGTEREPVVLPSRIPNLLLNGATGIAVGMATNIPPHNLSEVISAIHILMKNPDASVNKLMEALPGPDFPTGGIVMGKSGIRHAYETGRGNIVVRAKVDIEEDRHGKQTIIATELPYMVNKAKLIERIADLVRDKRISGITAINDESDREGMRIVIEIRRDASAEVVLNNLYKMTLMQTSYSFNMLAISDGAPKVLSLKEILNNYLDYQVDVITRRTRFNLKKAQARAHILAGLLVALDHIDHVIQIIRSSKTGEIAKQQLIDNFDLDDKQAQAILDMRLVRLTGLERGKITDEHQKLLEQIKDYEDILNNHERVNSIIYNELLEIQKKFGDERRTELMVGEITNIEDEDLIEAKNVTMTLTHNGYIKRIPTDDFKTQNRGGRGIKGMGVNQDDFIEHLLVGSTHDLLLFFTTAGKVYSMKAYEVPEYGRSAKGIPIVNLLQLGEHEKIQTVLDISDTDEVADKDLFFTTKQGTVKRTPLAEFVNIRNNGLKALNLRDDDEVIKVSLVSATDNVIIGTHLGYAVSFKADAVRSMGRSATGVRGIKLRDQDFVIGADVLVPDGDVFVISEKGYGKRTPVSDYPIKGRGGKGIKTANVTAKNGPIVGLGVVMGDEDIMLITDQGVMIRFATNDVSQTGRVTLGVHLIRIDENAKVATMALVAKADDDEDEADATKPAPVDSSELE, encoded by the coding sequence ATGGAAACACCAGAAACGAGAATTACAAATGTGGAATTGTCCCAAAAGATGAAATCCTCGTTTTTAGACTATGCAATGAGCGTCATTGTGGCGCGGGCGCTTCCAGACGTGCGAGACGGTTTAAAGCCGGTTAACCGGCGGATTTTATACGGAATGGACCAATTGGGGGTTACTCCCGATAAGCCGTATAAAAAATCGGCCCGGATTGTAGGGGACGTCATGGGGAAATATCACCCCCACGGAGACGCCTCCATTTACGAAGCAATGGTACGGATGGCACAGGACTTCAGCTATCGGTATCTGTTAGTTGATGGACACGGAAACTTTGGTTCTGTCGACGGTGATGGTGCAGCAGCCATGCGGTATACTGAAGCCCGGCTTAGTAAAATCGCACTAGAAATGTTGCGCGATATCAACAAAGATACGGTTGATTTTTCACCAAACTACGACGGAACGGAACGGGAACCGGTGGTGTTGCCATCTCGGATTCCAAACCTGCTTTTAAACGGGGCGACGGGAATTGCCGTCGGGATGGCTACGAATATACCGCCCCACAATTTGAGTGAGGTCATCTCGGCCATTCACATCCTGATGAAGAATCCGGATGCCAGTGTGAACAAATTGATGGAAGCTCTGCCAGGACCTGATTTCCCCACCGGTGGAATTGTAATGGGTAAGTCCGGGATTCGGCATGCCTACGAAACAGGCCGTGGGAACATTGTGGTCCGGGCCAAGGTCGATATTGAAGAAGATCGGCACGGCAAGCAAACCATCATTGCCACCGAATTACCCTACATGGTTAATAAGGCTAAGCTAATCGAGCGGATTGCAGATTTAGTTCGCGATAAGCGGATTAGTGGCATTACGGCAATTAACGACGAGTCCGACCGAGAAGGAATGCGGATTGTCATTGAAATTCGTCGGGATGCTAGTGCTGAAGTGGTACTGAATAACCTCTACAAAATGACCTTGATGCAGACTTCTTATAGCTTCAACATGTTAGCCATTAGTGACGGAGCGCCAAAGGTTCTCAGTTTAAAGGAGATTCTGAATAACTACCTGGATTATCAGGTAGACGTAATTACCAGAAGAACCCGGTTTAACCTGAAAAAAGCCCAGGCACGTGCTCACATTTTGGCCGGTTTGTTAGTTGCTTTAGACCACATTGACCATGTGATTCAGATTATTCGGAGTTCCAAGACCGGTGAAATTGCCAAGCAACAGTTAATTGATAATTTTGACTTAGATGACAAACAGGCCCAGGCCATTTTGGACATGCGGCTGGTGCGGTTAACCGGTCTGGAACGAGGCAAGATCACCGACGAACACCAGAAACTGCTAGAACAAATTAAAGACTACGAAGATATTTTAAACAATCACGAACGGGTTAATTCCATCATTTACAACGAACTGTTAGAAATCCAAAAGAAATTTGGGGATGAACGACGGACCGAATTGATGGTGGGAGAAATCACTAACATCGAAGACGAAGACCTGATTGAAGCCAAAAACGTGACGATGACGTTGACTCACAACGGCTATATCAAACGGATTCCAACGGATGACTTTAAGACCCAAAACCGAGGAGGACGCGGGATTAAAGGGATGGGTGTGAACCAGGATGACTTCATTGAGCATCTGTTAGTTGGGTCAACCCATGACTTGTTGTTGTTCTTTACGACGGCCGGCAAGGTTTACAGTATGAAGGCCTATGAGGTTCCAGAATACGGGCGCTCTGCTAAGGGAATTCCGATTGTGAACCTATTGCAACTTGGCGAGCATGAAAAAATTCAAACCGTATTAGACATTAGTGATACGGATGAAGTGGCCGATAAGGATCTGTTCTTTACGACGAAGCAGGGGACGGTTAAACGGACGCCCCTTGCAGAATTTGTGAACATCAGAAACAACGGACTTAAGGCCCTTAATCTGCGCGATGACGACGAAGTAATCAAGGTGTCACTAGTTAGTGCAACCGATAACGTTATCATTGGAACTCACCTTGGGTACGCCGTCAGCTTTAAGGCGGATGCAGTGCGGTCCATGGGTCGATCTGCCACTGGAGTCCGCGGAATTAAACTGCGCGACCAGGACTTTGTGATTGGGGCCGATGTTTTAGTTCCGGATGGTGATGTCTTTGTCATTTCTGAAAAAGGATACGGAAAGCGCACCCCGGTGAGCGATTACCCAATTAAGGGGCGGGGCGGCAAAGGAATCAAGACGGCCAACGTTACCGCTAAAAACGGTCCAATCGTAGGATTAGGAGTGGTAATGGGGGACGAAGACATTATGCTGATTACCGACCAAGGGGTCATGATTCGCTTTGCCACCAATGACGTTTCGCAAACGGGACGGGTAACGCTGGGCGTTCACCTGATTCGGATTGACGAAAACGCAAAGGTAGCCACGATGGCTCTGGTTGCTAAAGCAGATGACGATGAGGATGAAGCTGATGCAACCAAACCAGCTCCCGTAGATTCTTCTGAACTTGAATAA
- the gyrB gene encoding DNA topoisomerase (ATP-hydrolyzing) subunit B, producing MAERPEETKAERANDYNASQIQVLKGLEAVRKRPGMYIGATNSQGLHHLVWEIVDNGIDEALAGFADQIDVVIEKDNSITVSDNGRGIPVDTQKETGKSALETVYTILHAGGKFGGGGYKVSGGLHGVGASVVNALSESLSVEVTRNGKRYYMDFVRGHVHTPLKVLGEAPTDEHGTKVHFLPDPDIFTETTIYDMETLTTRVRELAFLNKGLRITITDKRPEEPIEHDFHYEGGIRHYVDYLDRDRSPLFKDPIYVEGMENDITVEVSLQYTDDYHSTLKTFTNNINTYEGGTHEEGFKQALTRIINVYARNNNLLKDNEDNLTGPDVREGLTAVVSVKHPDPQFEGQTKTKLGNSDARTATNHVFSQEFSKFMDEHPQVAKEIVQKGLLAAKARSAAKRAREVTRKKSGLEINSLPGKLANNTSKDPDVSELFIVEGDSAGGSAKQGRSRLTQAILPIRGKILNVEKATMDRILANEEIRSLFTAMGTGFGDEFDIEKVNYHKLIIMTDADVDGAHIQTLLLTLIYNFMRPMIEKGYVYIAQPPLYRVRQGNKFQRYVDSDEELQQLLAELPASPKAQIQRYKGLGEMDAEQLWETTMNPANRRLLRVTSDDAAAAAAAFQMLMGEKVGPRRQFIEENAKFVENLDV from the coding sequence ATGGCAGAGCGACCAGAAGAGACTAAGGCAGAACGAGCTAACGATTATAATGCGAGTCAAATTCAGGTTTTAAAGGGACTAGAAGCCGTTCGTAAACGGCCTGGAATGTACATCGGGGCAACCAATTCTCAGGGACTTCACCACTTAGTATGGGAAATTGTCGATAACGGAATTGACGAAGCGTTAGCCGGATTTGCGGACCAGATTGACGTTGTCATTGAAAAAGACAACAGCATCACCGTGAGCGATAACGGGCGGGGAATCCCCGTCGATACCCAAAAAGAAACCGGAAAATCAGCCTTAGAAACGGTCTACACGATTTTGCACGCCGGGGGAAAGTTTGGCGGTGGCGGTTACAAGGTTTCTGGTGGTTTGCACGGAGTGGGAGCTTCGGTTGTGAATGCTCTGTCTGAGAGCCTCTCCGTAGAGGTCACGAGAAACGGAAAACGCTACTACATGGACTTTGTCCGCGGTCACGTCCACACACCCTTAAAGGTGTTGGGGGAAGCACCAACGGATGAACACGGAACGAAGGTACATTTTCTGCCTGATCCAGACATCTTTACCGAAACCACTATTTATGACATGGAAACTTTGACCACTCGGGTTCGAGAACTCGCCTTTTTAAACAAGGGGCTCCGGATTACGATTACAGATAAGCGGCCAGAGGAACCGATTGAACACGATTTTCACTACGAGGGTGGAATTCGGCATTACGTGGACTACCTCGATCGCGATCGTTCACCGTTATTTAAAGATCCGATTTACGTGGAAGGAATGGAAAACGACATTACAGTTGAGGTGTCGTTACAATACACTGATGATTATCACAGTACGCTGAAAACCTTCACCAATAACATCAACACCTACGAAGGGGGAACCCACGAAGAGGGGTTCAAGCAGGCGTTGACCCGGATTATTAACGTGTACGCTCGTAATAATAATTTGTTAAAGGATAACGAGGATAACCTTACGGGTCCAGACGTTCGCGAAGGGTTGACGGCCGTTGTCAGCGTTAAGCACCCAGATCCTCAGTTTGAAGGGCAAACGAAGACTAAATTAGGAAATTCTGACGCGCGGACCGCGACAAACCACGTTTTTAGCCAGGAATTTTCAAAGTTTATGGATGAACATCCCCAGGTTGCTAAGGAAATCGTACAAAAGGGATTGCTGGCAGCCAAGGCACGATCCGCTGCTAAACGAGCTCGCGAGGTAACCCGGAAAAAGAGCGGGTTAGAAATTAATAGTCTTCCGGGTAAGTTAGCCAACAACACCAGTAAGGATCCAGACGTTTCCGAACTCTTCATTGTCGAAGGAGACTCTGCCGGTGGTTCTGCTAAGCAGGGACGGTCCCGCTTAACACAGGCTATTTTGCCAATTCGAGGAAAGATTTTGAACGTGGAAAAAGCCACGATGGATCGAATTTTAGCCAACGAGGAAATTCGCTCGTTATTTACGGCTATGGGGACCGGCTTTGGCGATGAATTTGACATTGAAAAGGTCAATTATCACAAACTGATCATCATGACGGATGCCGATGTCGACGGGGCACACATCCAAACGTTACTATTGACGTTAATTTATAACTTCATGCGGCCTATGATTGAAAAGGGCTACGTTTACATTGCGCAGCCACCTTTGTACCGGGTTCGACAGGGAAATAAATTTCAGCGTTACGTGGATTCTGACGAAGAATTACAACAGTTGTTAGCTGAACTGCCAGCCTCACCCAAGGCTCAGATTCAACGGTACAAGGGGCTGGGAGAAATGGATGCCGAACAATTATGGGAAACCACGATGAATCCGGCTAATCGCCGTTTACTACGGGTTACCTCTGATGATGCGGCTGCAGCCGCTGCGGCCTTTCAAATGCTGATGGGTGAAAAAGTGGGCCCCCGGCGACAATTCATTGAAGAAAACGCGAAGTTCGTAGAAAACCTCGATGTTTAA
- the rpsF gene encoding 30S ribosomal protein S6, which produces MENKYEITYIIRPDLDDAAKTALVERFDKILTDNGAKLIDSKDWSKRRFAYEIDGFNEGIYHVVNLTAEDSKAIDEFDRLAKFSDNILRQMTVKRDK; this is translated from the coding sequence ATGGAAAACAAATACGAAATTACTTACATCATCCGTCCTGATCTTGACGATGCTGCTAAAACTGCTTTAGTAGAACGGTTCGACAAGATTTTGACTGACAATGGTGCCAAGTTGATCGATTCAAAGGATTGGTCAAAGCGGCGTTTTGCTTACGAAATTGATGGTTTCAACGAAGGAATTTACCACGTTGTTAACTTGACCGCTGAAGACAGCAAAGCCATCGACGAGTTCGACCGGTTAGCTAAGTTTAGCGACAATATTTTACGGCAAATGACTGTTAAACGTGATAAATAG